The segment GCCATAAATACTCTATGAGCAGTCTCGGGATCCGTCACCCTTATCATACCCCTGCCTTCCGAACCAAAGAGAGGCTTGACCACTACATCACATCCCAGTTCCTTAAAGGCAGCCATGGCATCTTCATATCTTTCAGTGATGTAAGTCTCCGGAACTTTCAATCCTGCCCGGGAGAGCAAGGCTGTAGTATACATCTTGTCCACAGTCCTCTCCAAAGCCCGAGGGGAATTTACAATCTCTACGTCCTTAACTTCCTCCAGCACATGAAGCAAGTCGACCCTAAATATCACCTGCTCCAACGAACCTCCAGGCAAGGAACGTACTAAAACCACATCTCCAATATCTGTCCCAACGCCCGGACAAGCTATATCGTCCTTTATAAAAGCCTTCATTTCTTTGGCGCGAAGAACGCTAACGACAACACCTCTTTTTTGAAATGCCCTTATCAGTGCCTCAACGTGCCAGGCGTTATCCGATCCCAATATCGTTACCTTCATTGTTCAAACCATTCGCGCCTCAGAAGCTCGAGGTTTTCTCTTCCAAAGTTCTGCCAACGCCCTGTAGCAATATTGTTTATTGATACGCTTGCCGGACTGAAAAGCATGGGGTCGACTTGGTAAAAGTCGTAATTATATCTTTTAAAAAGCTCCGAAAAAGGTAGACCGTAATCTTTAGAAGATGCGGAGGGCAGTTTTTCGGCAATGGAATCGATTGCAGAATCTTTGTCGCAGAGCGTAAACCATACCTTGCCACCATATAATACCGCATCATTAGTCCAACCCATAGCAGTCATAAAATCTCCTGGTGTCGGGGAAATGGGGCAAATTCCGTAACCATGGATGAGCATCGTCGTATCGTAACCTAGTTCGAATAGTTTATGAACCCCTGTTTCAACTACTCTCGATACGATCTGAACGGCTCCTGCCAAGGAATTGGTAGGTGCCACCAAAACGTACAGATCCCTCGGATCGACGTCGCATTTTCTTGATATCGAATCCAATAAGCTTTCAGGGGGAAGTATAGATGATTCGATCGCCAGCACGGCAATGGGTGAAGTTTCTTTGTATTCAAGCACAGAATACAAGGGCTCGTTGCAGTAAAGCGACCTGGCGGGGCCGGAACCCAGTGCGAAAAAATCTCCCTCTTTCAGAGCCCAACCAGCATATTGCGAAGCAAGGCAGGCAACTGCAGGATTTGCAACCTGCACTGTAACGCTAGGGATCGATAATCCGGGATAGACGCCGAAACTCACCTCTCCAAAGCCTCCCATACAGGCCTCTGCGAAAAGTCTGCCCGCCTCATAAGAACCATTCGAACCTATGCCAACATCTAAAACTGTCGATCCTGTCTTTGTCTTAATAACGGATATGCCCAATTCATAAGACTTTTCGATCATTTCGCTTACGCGTTCATACGCTCCCTCATTAAGAGTTTTCAAGGATCAAAATCTCCCCCTTCCCCAGCGAAGACATATCTCCAACATACCTTCTGTAAAGACCGTTAAAAATTTCATCGGTAATGGGAAAACCTTTATCCCATAAATACTTAAAATAAAGCTTCAGGTATGTGGGCGAATAAAGACAACTATAGCCAAACGTTGAAAGCACTCTATCGGTTCCTCCTATCGATACTATGCTCCCCCTCTTCATGCCACCGCCTGCGTTGAGCCCCATTTTTCCAAATACTACAATCGTGCCTGCTATCATGTTGGCTCCGGCAAAATCTCCGGCATCTCCCGTCACTGCTATGAGGCCTCTCCTCATCCCCTCTCCAACCCTGTTTCCAACAGAGCCGAAGACCATGATCATACCGCCTCTCATGCCTTTGCTGTTTCCTGGAAGAGGAGAGCCTAGCATGGCCTTCGCATTGCCCTTTACGACTACCGTCCCGCCCGACATCTCACAACAGCACCGTGGCTCTAAATTACCATTAACGACAATCGTTCCGCCTTTCATGCGTTGGCCCAAGTGCATGCCTGCATCTCCCTTGACCATGATTCGCCCCTGAGACATGTTTTCGCCTATTCGCTTTACGCTTTTTAGGTCTCCTTCGAATATCAAAACCTCGTCTCCGTGGCACTTGATATCAAAGATATCCCCAAGTTCAACTGTTTGCTTTCCAATTTGCACCTTTAATTGGCCAATCTCCTTTGCACCCAGGCTCAACACCGTTTCAGGTAAAATTCCGTCGACTTCGACAGGGACTTTACCGATTTCTTTCAAGGTTAAGGTAACGCCCCTTTCATTCACCGAATAGATTTTCCCCAAGGTACATAGGGCACAACCTCTCATAAATTTCACCCCGGCCTTCGGTCTTAAATTACTACAACTTATCCTCTCAAAAAGCAGGGACCAATTAACTACCGAATCCTCCGATATTAACTTATTGCGATTCCCACCAGAATTGCCTGGCAATTTCCTTGAGCAGTTGCCCTGAAATACGATCATCCTAATATGCTAAGCCAAAAATATATAAATACAGGTCTTTTATCGATGTTTTTTGAATATACCTTAATATTTTTATGATATATTATCAAGTCATATATTTTTTAAAATATCGAGCAAAGAAAATTTGTACTGCCCAAGACTTCCGCCGTAGTTTCCTGCTGTTACCGAGACTACATCAACGGCACATACGGCCAAGAGACCGTACCCCATCGCATCTCTTACAGACTTTTCATCCAAACCGTCTATGACTATTTCATAAACGGCATTCACTTCTTCTGACAACGAAGTCTTTACTTGCCTTTTCAGGGTGGGACAAAAAGGGACATTTGTGGAAGCGTTCAAAAAAGGGTATGTAGAGCCAACTTTACTACCGCTTCGGACGATACCGCCGGGAAAGGGAAGAATTATCCCTGGCACTTTCTTCATGGACTTTACGGCCCTTTGGGCAGCTTCGAGACAAGAGGTAACGTCTTTAGCCAAAATCAACAAGTTCCCGCCACCCACGCCTTTCTTCACGCAAAACTTTTGCTCGACCAAAAACTCCCCATCCATTACGGGAATCCTCCAAAATCTCCTCTTGTCGAGAAATTTGCTCGATTGATAAGAATCCCCGAAATATCTGAGTTTTCCGCCAACGTCTATCTGCTCTCCCTCATCAAGTCCGTTGTAGCAGGCCGTAGTGGGACAGGTCATTATGGATTGGCCTATTCTAGAGATGAGCTGAGACTCCAAAGCTGACTTGGAAACGCCAAAGATCAAAATGCTTGTTCCGGGACGGCCGTCCGGTGTCTGAGTGCTATTCAACTCCGCCTCTATTCCCGCCTCACAGCCACAACCAATGACGGATGTGGCAAATCCCGTGGCAGACACCGCTGCCGTCATGGCCCATTCAGGGGTATCTGCCGTAACTACGAGGCGGCTTCCCCACATTGAAAATGCCTCTGCGTAAGTATCTTCGACATTAACTCCATTATAAATCATTAAATCAATCCCCTCTCACTTCCACGCTTGCCCCTTCCTGCGCACAGGAAGTAACAAATATCAACGAGCCATCTCCAAATGTGTCTTTAAGCTTCGCGCAAATAACTCGTGCAGTCCCTTGATCTTGTGTTATGCCGTAAACTGTTGGCCCCCATGAACTTTGTCCAATGCCTACAGCTCCTTCTTTTTTCATACAAAGCGCCATGTCCTCAGACAGTTGCGAGTTGAAATTCCCCCCTTGTGCTTTAGAAAAACAACGGCCAATCAAATCCTGTATTCCTGTAACAGCTTCACCGAAGCCACAGATTTCTTTTTCTACAATGGAAGGCAACAGTTTCATCAATGTAATTCGACATATACTTGAAGACAACTCCTCGTGTATGCTTAGGGATCGAAATTTTTCGTCCTCTTCAGCACCGCTTATTCCTTTAAGAAACAAAGGTATTGCAACGACAAAGGCCCACTCGCGCGGAAGCAGGCTGTGAAAGAGCAAAGGAGGAAAACCTGTTCCGTCCCACCTTTTGTGTCCCCCATCCAAGACAAACCCTCCTCTTTCAAACGTTACGGTACCGACGCTTGACCTTTTGCTTCTTCCCATTATGCCTGCCAAATCCTTCACCGATACGTCTATCTCGAAGAGGACAGAAAGGGCCCTGCCTACTGCTAAGGCCAATCGCGTTCCCGATCCCAGCCCGACGTGGGAGGGTATGGAGGAAATGATTTTTATGTCGACACCTCCTTGAATGCCGAAGAAAGACAAAAACTTCTCTGCGTACTGCAATGCCCTTTCAGCATCCTGTCCCTCTACTGTCAAAATGTCGTTCAAGGAGACATCCAGCACTACCTTTGGCTCGTTTATGCCCACGCCTATGCCGCCGAAAATTCTTCCAAGGCTCCCGTTTAAATCAAGAAAACCAAAATGCAGTCTGGCGCCTGTTTCGACGTGAACAACCCTCAACTAAATACCCCCTTAAGATAATTATCTATGACGGCAAGCGCTTCCATTTCCCGCTCTCCTCCAGTCTTTTCTACTATGATCTTCGCCTCGGATATGCACCTATCAAAAAAACTCTTTTTGTAAAATTGATATCTTGTTGCTGCTATCAAAAGTTCCATAATTGAACATTTAGCTCTATTATAGCCCTTAAAGGGATGCCCTATTCCATAATAAAGAACGGAACAGAGGAAGCTTCCTCTATCTGTTTCTTCGCTCACCTCGCAGGCTTCAAATTCAATCCAGGAACAAACATCTACATATACAAATCCGGCTATTTTTTGAGCTTGTCGGCATTGAAGATCGGGATCATCCAGGGCACTAAGGCAAAAGGATAAAATGTCATCTGTGATATTGGCTACAAAATAGCCAAATCTCAATAGATTTCTGTATGTATGGCTGGATTTATAGGGGCACAAAAAATATCGGCCTTCACTTTCTTTTAAGCCCATAGGTGCCCAATTGGGAGATCCGTCGGCATTCAAGGTGGAAACTATAACTTCATAAATCATCGTCTGACAAATAGCCCCAGTCCAAGGGGCGCTCCTGCATATATTTTTTGCCCAATTTCGCGGCCAAAGAAGCTTTTTCGAGCTCTCTACCTAAATAAAAAGCATGACCCGGATCGTTAACACCGATGGATTGAAAAAGCATATTAATATCTTTGCCCTTCAAAAATATCGAATTGTTGAAAATATATATATACCCATCTGCTACAAAAATACGGAAGTTTTTATCCGTTACTTTTTTATGAATGTCGATTATCTCCTCTTCGCTATAGACCTCGAAAGGAGTATCCTTGGCTGTCACTAATCCCAGGTTAAAACCCTTGGGCAACATCCCCGATTCCCTTGCACTTTCGTTCATTAAGCTCGCCAGGTATGTTTCCCTTACTGCACCCCTAGCCCAACTTGTCACTTCAGTTGTCAAGACATAATTGATCTCAAGCTCCGCACAAATTCCCAAAAGAATGGCATTTATTCCGGTAGAGTCTGCTTCCGTAAGTTCTGTCAAATTTCCGATCCCCATAAGCATCTCATCATCAGGGAAGCGTCTTCTGTATTCTACGTAGCGTCCGATCGACTCGGAAAGGCCAAAGGGAAGGGGGTCAAGAATGGGATCAACCAGATATTTCTTGCCTCTATCCCTTAATCTGGCCACATTTCTTTCCAATGAATTAAGGTTTTTGTCTTCAAAATCGGGTATTACAACCACCGGACATGACAAACTGAAGGCAAGATCTATGTTGAAACTGTTGACACTCAAATAAAGGTCGATGCCGAATTTATCAGCTTCTAGGGCTGTCTTTTCGTCAAATGTGTCAAGGCTAACGCATAAGTTCAACTCCTTCAAAACCGACACAATGTCGCCAATGTTGGGGATAGACCCCTTATTTGGTCCGCCAATGTCAATTATCGTTGCTCCCTTGTCTTTGTAATCAAGTGCTTTATTGACAATTTCGTTTAACGTCATCTTATGGGCATCAACTATCTCGGCCAATATCCTTATATTGGGCTTTGTCTTTTTCAAATGCGTCGAAAAACCGAAAAAGCTGGGGAGGTCTTTTAGGTCCTTAGGACCCCTCTTGACTTCCACGCCCAACGCTTCGGCAAGCACCTTCTCATCGCCCTGACACAGGCCGGGCAAAATGACGACATCCGCATCCCCTGCGCTCCTAAGCTGCGACATAACCCAGGTAACGTTCATAAGAGCCGCAACGGAGATAGGCAAAACGGACACTTCATAAGAAAAAGGAGGGTCCATATTCTTCAAAATATTAAGCAAGGCGTTATGGGCTAACCTGCCAGTTACAAATAAAATCTTAGACAATCTTCCAACTCCCTGAGATTATTTACTACCCCTACTCCCGGAAAAGTCTTCAGAGTCCGGAGGTGTTGCAAATCGACGGGCCTGGGGTACACCATAATTTTTCTTCCCGTTGGCGTAAGAGACTCTATCCTTGGAGATACGTCGCTTGGTAAAACCAATATCGGAACTTTTGATTTTCCAGCCTGGGAAAATAGATTTGACGGAAGGGAATCGGCTATCCCTAAAGCGCACTTAGCCACTGTATTCGAGGTCGCAGGCGCTATGACCAAAAGATCGTATCTTCCGGCAGCAAATGCTCCACAGGATGGCGAGCTCGACTTGTAGTCTTTTACTATGTTGATATCCCTACGTTCTAAGAAATCGCCGTATTTGTACATCTTTATTACTTCAATGCCGGCGCTTGATAAAAAAAGGTCTATTTTGTCTTTGTTTTTTTCGATAATTTCCAAACATTCTTTTAGAAAATGTCCTGCCCCGGTAACAACCCATGCGACTTTCATAGCTTCAACCACTCTTCCAAAGTA is part of the Acetomicrobium thermoterrenum DSM 13490 genome and harbors:
- a CDS encoding ATP-grasp domain-containing protein — translated: MKVTILGSDNAWHVEALIRAFQKRGVVVSVLRAKEMKAFIKDDIACPGVGTDIGDVVLVRSLPGGSLEQVIFRVDLLHVLEEVKDVEIVNSPRALERTVDKMYTTALLSRAGLKVPETYITERYEDAMAAFKELGCDVVVKPLFGSEGRGMIRVTDPETAHRVFMALYQCRYVYYLQRFIPHEGSDIRVFVVNGRVIAAMKRHSSDWRCNVALGAEVSPLDPDTSIVDLSLRAVEAVGAFYAGVDILPSKEGELYLLEVNGIPGWRGLQQVAQSDIASTIVDAMM
- the mch gene encoding methenyltetrahydromethanopterin cyclohydrolase, whose product is MKTLNEGAYERVSEMIEKSYELGISVIKTKTGSTVLDVGIGSNGSYEAGRLFAEACMGGFGEVSFGVYPGLSIPSVTVQVANPAVACLASQYAGWALKEGDFFALGSGPARSLYCNEPLYSVLEYKETSPIAVLAIESSILPPESLLDSISRKCDVDPRDLYVLVAPTNSLAGAVQIVSRVVETGVHKLFELGYDTTMLIHGYGICPISPTPGDFMTAMGWTNDAVLYGGKVWFTLCDKDSAIDSIAEKLPSASSKDYGLPFSELFKRYNYDFYQVDPMLFSPASVSINNIATGRWQNFGRENLELLRREWFEQ
- a CDS encoding formylmethanofuran dehydrogenase subunit C, with the protein product MRGCALCTLGKIYSVNERGVTLTLKEIGKVPVEVDGILPETVLSLGAKEIGQLKVQIGKQTVELGDIFDIKCHGDEVLIFEGDLKSVKRIGENMSQGRIMVKGDAGMHLGQRMKGGTIVVNGNLEPRCCCEMSGGTVVVKGNAKAMLGSPLPGNSKGMRGGMIMVFGSVGNRVGEGMRRGLIAVTGDAGDFAGANMIAGTIVVFGKMGLNAGGGMKRGSIVSIGGTDRVLSTFGYSCLYSPTYLKLYFKYLWDKGFPITDEIFNGLYRRYVGDMSSLGKGEILILENS
- the fhcD gene encoding formylmethanofuran--tetrahydromethanopterin N-formyltransferase → MIYNGVNVEDTYAEAFSMWGSRLVVTADTPEWAMTAAVSATGFATSVIGCGCEAGIEAELNSTQTPDGRPGTSILIFGVSKSALESQLISRIGQSIMTCPTTACYNGLDEGEQIDVGGKLRYFGDSYQSSKFLDKRRFWRIPVMDGEFLVEQKFCVKKGVGGGNLLILAKDVTSCLEAAQRAVKSMKKVPGIILPFPGGIVRSGSKVGSTYPFLNASTNVPFCPTLKRQVKTSLSEEVNAVYEIVIDGLDEKSVRDAMGYGLLAVCAVDVVSVTAGNYGGSLGQYKFSLLDILKNI
- a CDS encoding beta-ribofuranosylaminobenzene 5'-phosphate synthase family protein, whose product is MRVVHVETGARLHFGFLDLNGSLGRIFGGIGVGINEPKVVLDVSLNDILTVEGQDAERALQYAEKFLSFFGIQGGVDIKIISSIPSHVGLGSGTRLALAVGRALSVLFEIDVSVKDLAGIMGRSKRSSVGTVTFERGGFVLDGGHKRWDGTGFPPLLFHSLLPREWAFVVAIPLFLKGISGAEEDEKFRSLSIHEELSSSICRITLMKLLPSIVEKEICGFGEAVTGIQDLIGRCFSKAQGGNFNSQLSEDMALCMKKEGAVGIGQSSWGPTVYGITQDQGTARVICAKLKDTFGDGSLIFVTSCAQEGASVEVRGD
- a CDS encoding DUF447 domain-containing protein, with protein sequence MIYEVIVSTLNADGSPNWAPMGLKESEGRYFLCPYKSSHTYRNLLRFGYFVANITDDILSFCLSALDDPDLQCRQAQKIAGFVYVDVCSWIEFEACEVSEETDRGSFLCSVLYYGIGHPFKGYNRAKCSIMELLIAATRYQFYKKSFFDRCISEAKIIVEKTGGEREMEALAVIDNYLKGVFS
- a CDS encoding DUF6513 domain-containing protein — protein: MSKILFVTGRLAHNALLNILKNMDPPFSYEVSVLPISVAALMNVTWVMSQLRSAGDADVVILPGLCQGDEKVLAEALGVEVKRGPKDLKDLPSFFGFSTHLKKTKPNIRILAEIVDAHKMTLNEIVNKALDYKDKGATIIDIGGPNKGSIPNIGDIVSVLKELNLCVSLDTFDEKTALEADKFGIDLYLSVNSFNIDLAFSLSCPVVVIPDFEDKNLNSLERNVARLRDRGKKYLVDPILDPLPFGLSESIGRYVEYRRRFPDDEMLMGIGNLTELTEADSTGINAILLGICAELEINYVLTTEVTSWARGAVRETYLASLMNESARESGMLPKGFNLGLVTAKDTPFEVYSEEEIIDIHKKVTDKNFRIFVADGYIYIFNNSIFLKGKDINMLFQSIGVNDPGHAFYLGRELEKASLAAKLGKKYMQERPLDWGYLSDDDL
- a CDS encoding flavoprotein, whose protein sequence is MKVAWVVTGAGHFLKECLEIIEKNKDKIDLFLSSAGIEVIKMYKYGDFLERRDINIVKDYKSSSPSCGAFAAGRYDLLVIAPATSNTVAKCALGIADSLPSNLFSQAGKSKVPILVLPSDVSPRIESLTPTGRKIMVYPRPVDLQHLRTLKTFPGVGVVNNLRELEDCLRFYL